Proteins encoded within one genomic window of Esox lucius isolate fEsoLuc1 chromosome 12, fEsoLuc1.pri, whole genome shotgun sequence:
- the si:dkey-65j6.2 gene encoding uncharacterized protein KIAA1755 isoform X2 → MNPESLDWSIQNILSVLYPPFEATASTVLSQVFQVIEERYQGDPLQCLLDFLIPAKHVLQSVQQAACAQYSDVVYRFEGWPLCLHEKVVFQLAPVNILLLRPGDFYLQVEPFSEQAVRIVVRSLLEEDEGPDRKVEETPIPETSYPCIFTEAWLAELNHGRNGTPLSQCILSTDRGMVKMPWAQVAFPEFVDKPRTMASSPAAPASVPQEVMTSTLPPSAPGYTVETRIAPAKNGIAVSLRLVDRKCSRLVKLDQHGPVAKPIGWVSPTTWDSRSKNTSEVEGEYVDLVEFTKEKEALLNSGSHSHPHPREHMLKPGPLNRDGVPSAPALPPAVDSAPAPHPPLRDPSHCGRTVRFSEELPCTPCTRKRMGQVSSTQELRCRYRQSYHSALKNPVTFEKDNPLSTLAVLDEGQPQGEEICPGLSQCCCHPEPDQADQNPPASDASCRESGEWNTRSSEVLRELSDTPENSERCPSSLSTTVVDTSEKCEVVIQGRKIRRDADSSTDIPSLHVVKLKNATAFGLVSPKMSRRRLPDQDVSQDGQPSIRNVHQNSPLATPPDTPQQSVESYAVPRSKVQSPSSAEPSTHPLSRGIACLTGGRDRTGRMLVEVYGHQEGWRSPLVSSLELCQLLLYFYSVVRKELRELGITLLIDARKTSPPPQFNKALLMVEEQVPNAVHTVLIMVEKESWQYPKKSVLVNSLKALNKLVEGSQLTSGLGGSLTFNHTDWLQLHKKLHPFVSDLQEASGLLLGAIRKLQEGPKTDTVQRTLMKDVLEDCRLVALQRDGGAILARLRRETDFRYAHCEHYSDAVDSVTCLYNHVEEQAHVLVKKSNMYLEHLEYLLQQREMEDHFTKITEWFNAEGERQLLEAESVGDSREKVEQTLHSFSAFLAKVNEQKQQATVLLTEAEKIQGSSTYTETELFSTMVCTFKSCLADFLSRAERCCNELKAMVTVCNFCEQATELAKDCKQYLDQKPFGRHPDMNEVFTLQMYQESFGQFSPERFQQVKAHASVLRGSRGMRVWNVAWLKCQEVRQQLEESLHDVERALRNTDPWHEEYRTSEDKALIHTVTHHYRPLSFPRPEPPEWSSLPSDSMDGDYHVALENSVTFSNINFKPENIKPGKGSKVTNVPASPHNRSNSRPVRETRRRGANQGKSRGAATVADSHPMGCEWFLWHRRGLSRSMSEESCATATSSQSEACIQTPSCSHGKPSCRMLQAARKFQISRHGSFCSEESSCGHEVMETASSRNIGSSARTCEGTTLLANPEENTSSVLKLQRIMEELLLTEREYVRSLGYILTHYLPLLETPDVPQDLRGKRGVIFGNLEKLYDFHCHFFLRELEDCQAEPLRVACCFLRHRDSLGLYALYSKNKPQSDALILHHRHDIFKRKQQELGDHMDLSSYLLRPIQRISKYSLLLQDMLGVCGPWTNGDKSELQSAADLVRFQMRHGNDLLTMDAIQDCDVNLKEQGQLIRQDEFIVVFRKKKCFRRVFLFQDLILFSKTKKTDVGNDVYIYKQSFKTSDIGMTHNSGESGLCFEIWFRRRKTQDTYTLKADREETKKAWTTDLEQILWEQAAHSRELRIQERMFMGIGSKPLMNIQKSEAAVCDRAVNCVLLGAPVLCCPQTDLEYLRPNSIGSGSSASTSCSHSSSSSGRGSLPPVGSPGNKTQSGENNPSVYSSPETVSVTEDDLKDYHSHQKQNLLLMDSTESSGESASMFSTSEHNCLSAIGGELDDLSSVTSSQHHVQETTTAPNLRKTSSPATMRKKLSIAPKPPTLAVPHSLKKVKEQPIYSSVDKEKVSLRKSTEV, encoded by the exons ATG AACCCTGAGTCTCTGGATTGGTCCATCCAAAACATCCTCTCAGTCCTCTACCCTCCCTTCGAGGCCACAGCCTCAACTGTCCTGAGCCAGGTTTTCCAGGTCATAGAGGAACGATACCAGGGAGACCCTCTCCAGTGTCTGCTGGACTTCCTCATCCCAGCCAAACACGTTCTTCAGAGTGTTCAACAGGCTGCCTGT GCCCAGTACTCTGATGTGGTGTACCGCTTCGAGGGCTGGCCTCTGTGTCTGCATGAGAAGGTGGTGTTCCAGCTGGCTCCCGTCAATATCCTCTTGCTGCGCCCAGGGGACTTCTACTTACAAGTGGAGCCCTTCTCTGAACAGGCTGTCCGAATCGTAGTCAGGAGCCTGCTGGAGGAGGACGAGGGACCGGAtcggaaggtggaggagacaCCCATTCCAGAGACCTCCTACCCCTGCATCTTCACTGAGGCCTGGCTGGCGGAGCTCAACCACGGCCGCAATGGCACCCCGCTCAGCCAATGTATCCTTTCTACAGACCGGGGAATGGTAAAGATGCCATGGGCACAGGTGGCTTTTCCTGAGTTTGTGGATAAACCCAGAACCATGGCCTCCTCACCGGCTGCCCCTGCTTCTGTTCCACAGGAGGTAATGACATCTACCCTGCCTCCCTCGGCCCCTGGGTACACTGTGGAGACTAGGATTGCTCCTGCTAAAAATGGCATTGCGGTTTCACTGCGTTTAGTGGACCGCAAATGCTCCAGGCTGGTTAAGCTGGATCAGCATGGGCCTGTGGCTAAGCCCATAGGCTGGGTGTCTCCTACCACATGGGACAGTCGCAGCAAAAACACCTCTGAAGTTGAGGGGGAGTACGTAGACTTGGTGGAGTTCACTAAGGAAAAAGAAGCATTGCTCAACAGTGGGTCTCACAGTCACCCACACCCCAGAGAACACATGTTAAAGCCTGGTCCCCTCAATAGGGATGGTGTTCCTTCAGCTCCAGCCCTGCCCCCGGCCGTGGATTCCGCCCCGGCCCCACACCCGCCCCTCAGGGATCCCTCACACTGTGGCCGGACTGTTCGGTTTTCAGAGGAGCTCCCCTGCACCCCCTGCACGAGGAAAAGAATGGGTCAGGTTTCCAGCACACAGGAGCTCAGGTGCCGTTACCGGCAGTCTTACCATTCAGCGCTGAAGAATCCGGTTACCTTTGAGAAAGACAATCCACTCAGTACATTGGCGGTTCTGGATGAGGGACAACCACAGGGGGAAGAAATATGTCCTGGTCTCTCTCAGTGTTGTTGCCATCCAGAACCAGACCAGGCTGACCAGAATCCCCCTGCTAGCGATGCTTCCTGTAGGGAGTCGGGCGAGTGGAACACTAGATCCAGTGAGGTTTTACGAGAACTGAGTGACACCCCAGAAAACAGCGAGAGGTGTCCCTCATCTCTGTCAACCACTGTTGTGGACACATCGGAGAAGTGTGAAGTCGTGATTCAAGGAAGGAAAATTAGGAGGGATGCTGACTCATCTACTGATATTCCCAGTTTACATGTGGTTAAATTAAAAAACGCCACAGCCTTCGGACTGGTTTCCCCAAAGATGAGCAGACGGAGACTGCCTGACCAAG ATGTCTCCCAGGATGGCCAACCCTCCATTAGAAATGTCCACCAGAACTCTCCACTTGCCACTCCCCCTGACACACCTCAGCAGTCTGTGGAATCGTATGCTGTGCCCAGGTCTAAGGTCCAGTCACCATCCTCAGCAGAACCCAGCACTCATCCCCTCTCACGTGGAATAGCATGTCTTACTG GTGGTAGAGACAGAACAGGCCGGATGCTGGTTGAAGTGTATGGACACCAGGAAGGATGGAGATCTCCTTTAGTGTCCAGTCTGGAGCTTTGCCAATTGCTGCTCTACTTCTACTCTGTAGTCAG gaaagaattaagagaacTTGGAATAACACTACTTATAGATGCTAGGAAGACTTCCCCTCCACCACAGTTCAATAAGGCCCTGTTGATGGTTGAG GAGCAAGTTCCCAATGCTGTACACACTGTCCTTATCATGGTGGAGAAGGAGAGCTGGCAGTACCCCAAGAAG AGTGTTTTGGTGAACTCACTGAAGGCACTGAACAAGCTGGTGGAGGGGAGCCAGCTGACCTCAGGTTTAGGGGGCAGCCTGACATTCAACCACACTGACTGGCTGCAGCTCCACAAG AAACTTCATCCCTTTGTGTCAGATCTCCAGGAGGCTTCAGGTTTGTTACTGGGGGCCATTAGGAAACTACAGGAAGGCCCTAAGACTGACACGGTGCAG AGAACTCTGATGAAGGATGTTCTAGAGGACTGCCGATTGGTCGCTTTGCAAAGGGACGGCGGAGCCATACTGGCCAGACTGAGAAGGGAGACTGACTTTAGATACGCTCACTGTGAACATTACAG TGATGCTGTGGATTCTGTGACCTGTTTGTACAACCATGTAGAGGAGCAGGCCCATGTACTGGTGAAAAAATCTAACATGTACTTGGAACACCTTGAATACCTGCTCCAACAAAGAGAAATGGAGGACCACTTCACTAAG ATCACGGAATGGTTCAATGCAGAGGGGGAACGGCAGTTGCTGGAAGCAGAATCAGTGGGGGATTCCAGAGAAAAAGTAGAGCAGACTCTCCATAGCTTCAGTGCATTCCTCGCTAAAGTCAAT GAGCAGAAGCAGCAGGCCACAGTTCTGCTCACAGAGGCAGAGAAGATCCAGGGCTCATCAACATACACTGAAACTGAGCTGTTCAGTACCATGGTGTGTACCTTCAAGTCTTGTCTGGCTGACTTCCTCTCCCGGGCAGAGAGGTGCTGCAATGAGCTGAAGGCTATGGTCACTGTATGCAACTTCTGTGAACAG GCTACTGAGCTGGCCAAAGACTGCAAACAATACCTGGACCAGAAGCCGTTTGGAAGACATCCAGACATGAATGAGGTCTTTACCCTCCAAATGTACCAGGAGAGCTTTGGTCAGTTCTCCCCAGAGCGCTTCCAGCAAGTGAAGGCTCATGCATCTGTTTTAAGGGGGTCCAGAGGCATGCGAGTGTGGAACGTAGCCTGGCTCAAGTGTCAAGAAGTCAGGCAGCAACTGGAAGAAAGCCTGCATGATGTAGAGAGGGCCTTGAGGAACACAGACCCCTGGCATGAAGAGTACAGAACTAGTGAGGACAAAGCTTTGATTCATACAGTGACTCATCATTACAGACCCTTGTCATTTCCCAGACCTGAGCCCCCGGAATGGAGCAGCCTCCCATCAGACTCTATGGATGGAGATTACCATGTTGCCTTGGAGAACTCTGTGACCTTCTCTAATATTAACTTCAAGCCTGAGAATATAAAACCTGGTAAAGGGTCAAAGGTCACGAATGTGCCAGCCTCTCCCCATAACAGATCAAATAGTAGACCGGTGAGGGAAACTAGAAGGAGAGGTGCCAACCAAGGGAAGAGCAGAGGAGCCGCCACCGTTGCCGACTCACACCCTATGGGTTGTGAATGGTTCTTGTGGCATCGTAGGGGTCTGAGTCGATCCATGAGTGAGGAGTCTTGCGCGACAGCCACGTCCAGTCAGTCTGAGGCGTGCATCCAGACACCATCCTGTTCCCATGGAAAACCCTCTTGTAGGATGCTACAGGCCGCTCGGAAATTCCAGATCTCTCGCCATGGCAGTTTCTGTTCAGAGGAGTCTTCTTGTGGTCATGAAGTGATGGAGACTGCCTCTTCAAGGAATATTGGCTCATCTGCAAGGACGTGTGAGGGAACAACATTGTTGGCAAATCCAGAAGAGAACACCAGTAGTGTTTT GAAGCTACAGCGGATCATGGAGGAGCTGCTGTTAACAGAGAGGGAGTATGTGCGTTCCCTGGGCTATATTCTGACTCACTACCTTCCTTTGTTGGAGACGCCTGACGTGCCCCAAGACCTGCGGGGCAAACGTGGAGTCATCTTTGGTAACCTGGAGAAGCTCTACGACTTCCATTGCCATTTCTTCCTCAGAGAGTTGGAGGACTGTCAGGCTGAGCCATTACGAGTGGCTTGTTGCTTCTTGAGACAC AGAGACAGTTTAGGCCTTTATGCTCTCTACAGCAAGAACAAGCCTCAGTCAGATGCTTTAATCCTTCACCATCGCCATGACATATTCAAG AGGAAGCAGCAGGAGCTGGGAGACCACATGGACTTGTCCTCCTACCTGCTTAGGCCCATCCAGAGGATCAGTAAGTACAGCCTGCTGTTGCAGGACATGCTGGGCGTGTGTGGGCCCTGGACAAACGGGGACAAGTCAGAGCTCCAATCTGCGGCCGACTTGGTCCGCTTCCAGATGCGCCATGGCAACGATCTTCTCACCATGGACGCCATCCAGGACTGTGAC GTGAATCTTAAGGAGCAAGGCCAGCTGATTCGTCAGGATGAGTTCATTGTGGTCTTCAGAAAGAAGAAGTGTTTTCGTCGTGTCTTTCTCTTCCAAGACCTCATCCTCTTTAGCAAGACCAAGAAGACAGACGTGGGCAATGACGTGTACATTTACAAACAGTCTTTCAAG ACGTCTGATATTGGGATGACCCATAACTCCGGAGAGAGTGGTCTGTGTTTTGAGATCTGGTTCCGCAGGAGGAAGACCCAGGACACCTACACACTTAAGGCTGACAGAGAGGAGACTAAAAAGGCCTGGACCACAGACCTGGAGCAGATCCTCTGGGAACAAGCCGCCCACAGCAGAG AACTGCGCATACAGGAGAGAATGTTCATGGGCATAGGGAGTAAACCCCTCATGAATATACAGAAGAGCGAGGCAGCTGTCTGTGACAGGGCTGTCAACTGTGTCCTGCTTGGAG CTCCTGTGCTGTGTTGTCCGCAAACAGACCTTGAATATCTCCGACCCAACTCTATTGGTTCAGGAAGTAGTGCATCCACCTCTTGCAGCCACTCCTCGTCTTCTTCTGGACGAGGTTCTTTACCTCCAGTTGGTTCCCCTGGTAACAAGACacaaagtggggagaacaatccCAGTGTCTATTCTTCACCGGAGACCGTGTCAGTGACTGAAGATGATCTAAAAGATTATCATAGTCACCAGAAGCAAAACCTTCTTCTCA TGGACAGCACAGAGTCATCAGGTGAGAGTGCTAGCATGTTCAGCACCTCAGAGCACAACTGCCTGTCTGCAATTGGTGGAGAGTTGGACGATTTGTCATCTGTTACGAGTTCTCAGCACCATGTCCAAGAAACAACCACAGCACCCAATCTCAGGAAGACCAGCTCACCTGCTACCATGAGGAAGAAGCTCTCCATTGCTCCTAAACCACCAACTCTTGCTGTTCCTCACAGCCTGAAAAAG GTCAAAGAACAACCAATATATTCTTCAGTGGACAAAGAAAAGGTTTCTCTTAGAAAATCAACAGAAGTTTAA
- the si:dkey-65j6.2 gene encoding uncharacterized protein KIAA1755 isoform X1, with product MNPESLDWSIQNILSVLYPPFEATASTVLSQVFQVIEERYQGDPLQCLLDFLIPAKHVLQSVQQAACAQYSDVVYRFEGWPLCLHEKVVFQLAPVNILLLRPGDFYLQVEPFSEQAVRIVVRSLLEEDEGPDRKVEETPIPETSYPCIFTEAWLAELNHGRNGTPLSQCILSTDRGMVKMPWAQVAFPEFVDKPRTMASSPAAPASVPQEVMTSTLPPSAPGYTVETRIAPAKNGIAVSLRLVDRKCSRLVKLDQHGPVAKPIGWVSPTTWDSRSKNTSEVEGEYVDLVEFTKEKEALLNSGSHSHPHPREHMLKPGPLNRDGVPSAPALPPAVDSAPAPHPPLRDPSHCGRTVRFSEELPCTPCTRKRMGQVSSTQELRCRYRQSYHSALKNPVTFEKDNPLSTLAVLDEGQPQGEEICPGLSQCCCHPEPDQADQNPPASDASCRESGEWNTRSSEVLRELSDTPENSERCPSSLSTTVVDTSEKCEVVIQGRKIRRDADSSTDIPSLHVVKLKNATAFGLVSPKMSRRRLPDQDVSQDGQPSIRNVHQNSPLATPPDTPQQSVESYAVPRSKVQSPSSAEPSTHPLSRGIACLTGGRDRTGRMLVEVYGHQEGWRSPLVSSLELCQLLLYFYSVVRKELRELGITLLIDARKTSPPPQFNKALLMVEEQVPNAVHTVLIMVEKESWQYPKKSVLVNSLKALNKLVEGSQLTSGLGGSLTFNHTDWLQLHKKLHPFVSDLQEASGLLLGAIRKLQEGPKTDTVQDVKACIFKQRTLMKDVLEDCRLVALQRDGGAILARLRRETDFRYAHCEHYSDAVDSVTCLYNHVEEQAHVLVKKSNMYLEHLEYLLQQREMEDHFTKITEWFNAEGERQLLEAESVGDSREKVEQTLHSFSAFLAKVNEQKQQATVLLTEAEKIQGSSTYTETELFSTMVCTFKSCLADFLSRAERCCNELKAMVTVCNFCEQATELAKDCKQYLDQKPFGRHPDMNEVFTLQMYQESFGQFSPERFQQVKAHASVLRGSRGMRVWNVAWLKCQEVRQQLEESLHDVERALRNTDPWHEEYRTSEDKALIHTVTHHYRPLSFPRPEPPEWSSLPSDSMDGDYHVALENSVTFSNINFKPENIKPGKGSKVTNVPASPHNRSNSRPVRETRRRGANQGKSRGAATVADSHPMGCEWFLWHRRGLSRSMSEESCATATSSQSEACIQTPSCSHGKPSCRMLQAARKFQISRHGSFCSEESSCGHEVMETASSRNIGSSARTCEGTTLLANPEENTSSVLKLQRIMEELLLTEREYVRSLGYILTHYLPLLETPDVPQDLRGKRGVIFGNLEKLYDFHCHFFLRELEDCQAEPLRVACCFLRHRDSLGLYALYSKNKPQSDALILHHRHDIFKRKQQELGDHMDLSSYLLRPIQRISKYSLLLQDMLGVCGPWTNGDKSELQSAADLVRFQMRHGNDLLTMDAIQDCDVNLKEQGQLIRQDEFIVVFRKKKCFRRVFLFQDLILFSKTKKTDVGNDVYIYKQSFKTSDIGMTHNSGESGLCFEIWFRRRKTQDTYTLKADREETKKAWTTDLEQILWEQAAHSRELRIQERMFMGIGSKPLMNIQKSEAAVCDRAVNCVLLGAPVLCCPQTDLEYLRPNSIGSGSSASTSCSHSSSSSGRGSLPPVGSPGNKTQSGENNPSVYSSPETVSVTEDDLKDYHSHQKQNLLLMDSTESSGESASMFSTSEHNCLSAIGGELDDLSSVTSSQHHVQETTTAPNLRKTSSPATMRKKLSIAPKPPTLAVPHSLKKVKEQPIYSSVDKEKVSLRKSTEV from the exons ATG AACCCTGAGTCTCTGGATTGGTCCATCCAAAACATCCTCTCAGTCCTCTACCCTCCCTTCGAGGCCACAGCCTCAACTGTCCTGAGCCAGGTTTTCCAGGTCATAGAGGAACGATACCAGGGAGACCCTCTCCAGTGTCTGCTGGACTTCCTCATCCCAGCCAAACACGTTCTTCAGAGTGTTCAACAGGCTGCCTGT GCCCAGTACTCTGATGTGGTGTACCGCTTCGAGGGCTGGCCTCTGTGTCTGCATGAGAAGGTGGTGTTCCAGCTGGCTCCCGTCAATATCCTCTTGCTGCGCCCAGGGGACTTCTACTTACAAGTGGAGCCCTTCTCTGAACAGGCTGTCCGAATCGTAGTCAGGAGCCTGCTGGAGGAGGACGAGGGACCGGAtcggaaggtggaggagacaCCCATTCCAGAGACCTCCTACCCCTGCATCTTCACTGAGGCCTGGCTGGCGGAGCTCAACCACGGCCGCAATGGCACCCCGCTCAGCCAATGTATCCTTTCTACAGACCGGGGAATGGTAAAGATGCCATGGGCACAGGTGGCTTTTCCTGAGTTTGTGGATAAACCCAGAACCATGGCCTCCTCACCGGCTGCCCCTGCTTCTGTTCCACAGGAGGTAATGACATCTACCCTGCCTCCCTCGGCCCCTGGGTACACTGTGGAGACTAGGATTGCTCCTGCTAAAAATGGCATTGCGGTTTCACTGCGTTTAGTGGACCGCAAATGCTCCAGGCTGGTTAAGCTGGATCAGCATGGGCCTGTGGCTAAGCCCATAGGCTGGGTGTCTCCTACCACATGGGACAGTCGCAGCAAAAACACCTCTGAAGTTGAGGGGGAGTACGTAGACTTGGTGGAGTTCACTAAGGAAAAAGAAGCATTGCTCAACAGTGGGTCTCACAGTCACCCACACCCCAGAGAACACATGTTAAAGCCTGGTCCCCTCAATAGGGATGGTGTTCCTTCAGCTCCAGCCCTGCCCCCGGCCGTGGATTCCGCCCCGGCCCCACACCCGCCCCTCAGGGATCCCTCACACTGTGGCCGGACTGTTCGGTTTTCAGAGGAGCTCCCCTGCACCCCCTGCACGAGGAAAAGAATGGGTCAGGTTTCCAGCACACAGGAGCTCAGGTGCCGTTACCGGCAGTCTTACCATTCAGCGCTGAAGAATCCGGTTACCTTTGAGAAAGACAATCCACTCAGTACATTGGCGGTTCTGGATGAGGGACAACCACAGGGGGAAGAAATATGTCCTGGTCTCTCTCAGTGTTGTTGCCATCCAGAACCAGACCAGGCTGACCAGAATCCCCCTGCTAGCGATGCTTCCTGTAGGGAGTCGGGCGAGTGGAACACTAGATCCAGTGAGGTTTTACGAGAACTGAGTGACACCCCAGAAAACAGCGAGAGGTGTCCCTCATCTCTGTCAACCACTGTTGTGGACACATCGGAGAAGTGTGAAGTCGTGATTCAAGGAAGGAAAATTAGGAGGGATGCTGACTCATCTACTGATATTCCCAGTTTACATGTGGTTAAATTAAAAAACGCCACAGCCTTCGGACTGGTTTCCCCAAAGATGAGCAGACGGAGACTGCCTGACCAAG ATGTCTCCCAGGATGGCCAACCCTCCATTAGAAATGTCCACCAGAACTCTCCACTTGCCACTCCCCCTGACACACCTCAGCAGTCTGTGGAATCGTATGCTGTGCCCAGGTCTAAGGTCCAGTCACCATCCTCAGCAGAACCCAGCACTCATCCCCTCTCACGTGGAATAGCATGTCTTACTG GTGGTAGAGACAGAACAGGCCGGATGCTGGTTGAAGTGTATGGACACCAGGAAGGATGGAGATCTCCTTTAGTGTCCAGTCTGGAGCTTTGCCAATTGCTGCTCTACTTCTACTCTGTAGTCAG gaaagaattaagagaacTTGGAATAACACTACTTATAGATGCTAGGAAGACTTCCCCTCCACCACAGTTCAATAAGGCCCTGTTGATGGTTGAG GAGCAAGTTCCCAATGCTGTACACACTGTCCTTATCATGGTGGAGAAGGAGAGCTGGCAGTACCCCAAGAAG AGTGTTTTGGTGAACTCACTGAAGGCACTGAACAAGCTGGTGGAGGGGAGCCAGCTGACCTCAGGTTTAGGGGGCAGCCTGACATTCAACCACACTGACTGGCTGCAGCTCCACAAG AAACTTCATCCCTTTGTGTCAGATCTCCAGGAGGCTTCAGGTTTGTTACTGGGGGCCATTAGGAAACTACAGGAAGGCCCTAAGACTGACACGGTGCAG GATGTGAAGGCGTGTATTTTTAAACAGAGAACTCTGATGAAGGATGTTCTAGAGGACTGCCGATTGGTCGCTTTGCAAAGGGACGGCGGAGCCATACTGGCCAGACTGAGAAGGGAGACTGACTTTAGATACGCTCACTGTGAACATTACAG TGATGCTGTGGATTCTGTGACCTGTTTGTACAACCATGTAGAGGAGCAGGCCCATGTACTGGTGAAAAAATCTAACATGTACTTGGAACACCTTGAATACCTGCTCCAACAAAGAGAAATGGAGGACCACTTCACTAAG ATCACGGAATGGTTCAATGCAGAGGGGGAACGGCAGTTGCTGGAAGCAGAATCAGTGGGGGATTCCAGAGAAAAAGTAGAGCAGACTCTCCATAGCTTCAGTGCATTCCTCGCTAAAGTCAAT GAGCAGAAGCAGCAGGCCACAGTTCTGCTCACAGAGGCAGAGAAGATCCAGGGCTCATCAACATACACTGAAACTGAGCTGTTCAGTACCATGGTGTGTACCTTCAAGTCTTGTCTGGCTGACTTCCTCTCCCGGGCAGAGAGGTGCTGCAATGAGCTGAAGGCTATGGTCACTGTATGCAACTTCTGTGAACAG GCTACTGAGCTGGCCAAAGACTGCAAACAATACCTGGACCAGAAGCCGTTTGGAAGACATCCAGACATGAATGAGGTCTTTACCCTCCAAATGTACCAGGAGAGCTTTGGTCAGTTCTCCCCAGAGCGCTTCCAGCAAGTGAAGGCTCATGCATCTGTTTTAAGGGGGTCCAGAGGCATGCGAGTGTGGAACGTAGCCTGGCTCAAGTGTCAAGAAGTCAGGCAGCAACTGGAAGAAAGCCTGCATGATGTAGAGAGGGCCTTGAGGAACACAGACCCCTGGCATGAAGAGTACAGAACTAGTGAGGACAAAGCTTTGATTCATACAGTGACTCATCATTACAGACCCTTGTCATTTCCCAGACCTGAGCCCCCGGAATGGAGCAGCCTCCCATCAGACTCTATGGATGGAGATTACCATGTTGCCTTGGAGAACTCTGTGACCTTCTCTAATATTAACTTCAAGCCTGAGAATATAAAACCTGGTAAAGGGTCAAAGGTCACGAATGTGCCAGCCTCTCCCCATAACAGATCAAATAGTAGACCGGTGAGGGAAACTAGAAGGAGAGGTGCCAACCAAGGGAAGAGCAGAGGAGCCGCCACCGTTGCCGACTCACACCCTATGGGTTGTGAATGGTTCTTGTGGCATCGTAGGGGTCTGAGTCGATCCATGAGTGAGGAGTCTTGCGCGACAGCCACGTCCAGTCAGTCTGAGGCGTGCATCCAGACACCATCCTGTTCCCATGGAAAACCCTCTTGTAGGATGCTACAGGCCGCTCGGAAATTCCAGATCTCTCGCCATGGCAGTTTCTGTTCAGAGGAGTCTTCTTGTGGTCATGAAGTGATGGAGACTGCCTCTTCAAGGAATATTGGCTCATCTGCAAGGACGTGTGAGGGAACAACATTGTTGGCAAATCCAGAAGAGAACACCAGTAGTGTTTT GAAGCTACAGCGGATCATGGAGGAGCTGCTGTTAACAGAGAGGGAGTATGTGCGTTCCCTGGGCTATATTCTGACTCACTACCTTCCTTTGTTGGAGACGCCTGACGTGCCCCAAGACCTGCGGGGCAAACGTGGAGTCATCTTTGGTAACCTGGAGAAGCTCTACGACTTCCATTGCCATTTCTTCCTCAGAGAGTTGGAGGACTGTCAGGCTGAGCCATTACGAGTGGCTTGTTGCTTCTTGAGACAC AGAGACAGTTTAGGCCTTTATGCTCTCTACAGCAAGAACAAGCCTCAGTCAGATGCTTTAATCCTTCACCATCGCCATGACATATTCAAG AGGAAGCAGCAGGAGCTGGGAGACCACATGGACTTGTCCTCCTACCTGCTTAGGCCCATCCAGAGGATCAGTAAGTACAGCCTGCTGTTGCAGGACATGCTGGGCGTGTGTGGGCCCTGGACAAACGGGGACAAGTCAGAGCTCCAATCTGCGGCCGACTTGGTCCGCTTCCAGATGCGCCATGGCAACGATCTTCTCACCATGGACGCCATCCAGGACTGTGAC GTGAATCTTAAGGAGCAAGGCCAGCTGATTCGTCAGGATGAGTTCATTGTGGTCTTCAGAAAGAAGAAGTGTTTTCGTCGTGTCTTTCTCTTCCAAGACCTCATCCTCTTTAGCAAGACCAAGAAGACAGACGTGGGCAATGACGTGTACATTTACAAACAGTCTTTCAAG ACGTCTGATATTGGGATGACCCATAACTCCGGAGAGAGTGGTCTGTGTTTTGAGATCTGGTTCCGCAGGAGGAAGACCCAGGACACCTACACACTTAAGGCTGACAGAGAGGAGACTAAAAAGGCCTGGACCACAGACCTGGAGCAGATCCTCTGGGAACAAGCCGCCCACAGCAGAG AACTGCGCATACAGGAGAGAATGTTCATGGGCATAGGGAGTAAACCCCTCATGAATATACAGAAGAGCGAGGCAGCTGTCTGTGACAGGGCTGTCAACTGTGTCCTGCTTGGAG CTCCTGTGCTGTGTTGTCCGCAAACAGACCTTGAATATCTCCGACCCAACTCTATTGGTTCAGGAAGTAGTGCATCCACCTCTTGCAGCCACTCCTCGTCTTCTTCTGGACGAGGTTCTTTACCTCCAGTTGGTTCCCCTGGTAACAAGACacaaagtggggagaacaatccCAGTGTCTATTCTTCACCGGAGACCGTGTCAGTGACTGAAGATGATCTAAAAGATTATCATAGTCACCAGAAGCAAAACCTTCTTCTCA TGGACAGCACAGAGTCATCAGGTGAGAGTGCTAGCATGTTCAGCACCTCAGAGCACAACTGCCTGTCTGCAATTGGTGGAGAGTTGGACGATTTGTCATCTGTTACGAGTTCTCAGCACCATGTCCAAGAAACAACCACAGCACCCAATCTCAGGAAGACCAGCTCACCTGCTACCATGAGGAAGAAGCTCTCCATTGCTCCTAAACCACCAACTCTTGCTGTTCCTCACAGCCTGAAAAAG GTCAAAGAACAACCAATATATTCTTCAGTGGACAAAGAAAAGGTTTCTCTTAGAAAATCAACAGAAGTTTAA